In Anopheles gambiae chromosome 2, idAnoGambNW_F1_1, whole genome shotgun sequence, a single window of DNA contains:
- the LOC3290897 gene encoding uncharacterized protein LOC3290897: protein MYNQDELEAPVWLNDKFFRDVMRESNNDPTIELIKPCVLRPGTNKGDHYASVMFRTTVTYRSQRSSEEKSVNIIMKTKSEADGLKKELLDDDRLFAIEIEMYSKVLPEMTRMLKEIGEEYKYPRYIFGALKPHTILILEDISDQGWVMGDLINNLDDMKPIVKDIAMFHAASVMLESADSTFAERHAYSMSDKFVGFEGMITKGFGDLMHLTKRYPEFAHFAKPLQKFQDNLRELYVSSYIQSKTIQNVLIHGDFHGKNMLHQVDAKGRHTDTILLDYQICCWTTPAVDVYYLLDMIPTQKVKDKHRSELIYMYYQQYSDLLKRLGYVGKIPSLLDLQIELLRHSGLELFHYAIFSPIHYMNQNDIDVEAWVKGNFDNPVLNNPEFKKLMYTELTRFLHQGTL, encoded by the exons ATGTACAATCAAGACGAGCTTGAGGCTCCGGTTTGGTTGAACGACAAGTTCTTCCGTGATGTGATGCGCGAATCAAATAACGATCCAACGATCGAGTTAATCAAGCCATGTGTTTTACGTCCGGGCACCAATAAAGGGGACCATTACGCTAGTGTCATGTTCCGCACGACCGTCACGTATCGATCCCAGCGTTCAAGTGAAGAGAAGTCGGTCAACATCATCATGAAAACGAAGTCAGAAGCAGACGGATTGAAGAAGGAGCTTTTGGATGATGATAGATTGTTTGCGATAGAGATTGAAATGTACAGCAAGGTTCTTCCGGAGATGACAAGAATGTTAAAAGAGATAGGAGAAGAGTACAAATATCCTCG ATACATCTTCGGTGCTTTGAAGCCCCACACGATCCTGATTTTGGAGGATATTAGTGACCAGGGATGGGTGATGGGTGATTTAATCAACAATTTGGACGATATGAAGCCAATAGTGAAAGATATTGCTATGTTTCACGCTGCGTCCGTAATGTTGGAAAGCGCT GACTCAACATTTGCTGAAAGACACGCATATTCGATGAGTGACAAGTTTGTAGGCTTCGAGGGCATGATCACGAAGGGCTTTGGGGATCTGATGCATCTCACAAAGAGGTATCCAGAGTTTGCACACTTTGCAAAGCCATTGCAAAAGTTCCAGGATAATTTACGAGAGCTCTACGTATCATCGTACATCCAGTCAAAAACGATTCAAAACGTGCTGATACATGGAGATTTTCATGGTAAAAACATGCTCCATCAAGTCGATGCTAAAGGACGACACACCGATACGATACTTCTTGATTATCAAATTTGTTGCTGGACCACACCGGCGGTTGATGTGTATTATCTACTGGATATGATACCGACTCAAAAAGTAAAGGACAAACATCGGTCTGAGTTGATATATATGTATTATCAACAGTACAGTGATTTACTGAAGCGACTAGGATATGTGGGTAAAATACCGTCCTTGCTGGATCTGCAGATAGAGCTGCTCCGACATTCTGGACTAG AGTTGTTTCACTACGCCATTTTTAGTCCGATTCACTACATGAATCAAAATGATATAGATGTAGAGGCATGGGTGAAAGGAAATTTCGATAATCCCGTCCTCAATAATCCAGAGTTCAAGAAGCTAATGTACACCGAGCTAACGCGCTTCCTACACCAAGGAACATTATAA